One region of Trichosurus vulpecula isolate mTriVul1 chromosome 1, mTriVul1.pri, whole genome shotgun sequence genomic DNA includes:
- the LOC118856661 gene encoding LOW QUALITY PROTEIN: 60S ribosomal protein L4-like (The sequence of the model RefSeq protein was modified relative to this genomic sequence to represent the inferred CDS: substituted 1 base at 1 genomic stop codon), with translation MACVRSLISVYSEKGEVSGKNVTLPAVFKAPIRPDIVNFVHTNLRKNNCQLYAVSELAGHQTSAESWGTGRAVARIPRVRGGGTHRSGQGAFGNMCXGGRMFAPTKTWRHWHRRVNTKQRRYAICSALAASALPALVMSKGHRIEEVPELPLVVEDKVEGYKKTKEAVLLLKELKAWNDIKKVYASQLMRAGKGKMRNRHGIQHWGPCIIYNEDNGIIKAFRNIPGITLLNVSKLNLLKLAPGGHVGRFCIWTESAFRKLDDLYGTWHRPATLKSHYNLPMHKMTNTDLTRILKSPEIRRALRAPRKKIHRGVLKKNLLKNLRIMVKLNPCAKTMRRNTILRQAKNRRIRETKRAASLKKIMEARKAVEEKKKKKLVGNKKVAGTKKVPGQKKPAEKKPAAAKKPVEKKPPAEKKPAQKKPAAEKKPAA, from the coding sequence ATGGCTTGCGTACGTTCCTTGATATCTGTGTACTCTGAAAAGGGGGAAGTATCTGGCAAAAATGTTACCTTGCCTGCTGTCTTTAAGGCTCCTATTCGTCCAGATATTGTGAATTTTGTTCATACCAACTTGAGAAAAAATAACTGTCAACTTTATGCTGTCAGTGAATTAGCAGGTCATCAGACCAGTGCTGAGTCTTGGGGCACTGGCAGAGCTGTTGCTCGAATCCCTCGTGTTCGAGGTGGAGGGACTCACCGCTCAGGCCAGGGTGCTTTTGGAAATATGTGTTGAGGAGGTCGCATGTTTGCTCCTACCAAGACTTGGCGCCATTGGCATCGCAGAGTGAACACAAAACAAAGACGTTATGCCATCTGCTCTGCGTTGGCTGCCTCTGCCCTGCCGGCACTGGTCATGTCAAAAGGTCATCGAATTGAAGAAGTCCCAGAACTTCCTCTGGTGGTTGAAGATAAAGTCGAAGGGTATAAGAAGACCAAGGAAGCAGTTTTGCTGCTTAAGGAGCTGAAGGCGTGGAATGACATCAAAAAGGTCTATGCTTCTCAGCTCATGAGAGCTGGTAAGGGTAAAATGAGAAACCGTCATGGGATCCAGCATTGGGGACCTTGTATCATCTATAATGAAGACAATGGCATTATCAAGGCCTTCAGAAACATTCCTGGTATTACTCTACTTAATGTGAGTAAACTGAACCTTTTGAAACTTGCTCCTGGTGGGCATGTGGGGCGTTTCTGTATTTGGACTGAAAGTGCTTTCCGCAAGTTGGATGACTTGTATGGTACATGGCACAGGCCTGCTACCTTGAAGAGTCACTACAATCTTCCTATGCACAAGATGACCAACACAGACCTTACCAGGATTTTGAAAAGCCCAGAGATCCGGAGGGCCCTCCGTGCACCACGCAAAAAGATTCATCGAGGTGTACTCAAGAAGAACCTACTGAAGAACTTGAGAATCATGGTGAAACTGAACCCCTGTGCCAAGACAATGCGCCGGAATACCATTCTACGCCAGGCTAAGAATCGGAGAATCAGAGAAACTAAAAGAGCTGCCTCACTAAAGAAAATTATGGAGGCAAGGAAAGCagtagaggagaaaaagaagaagaagcttGTAGGTAATAAGAAGGTTGCAGGAACTAAGAAGGTTCCAGGGCAAAAGAAACCAGCAGAAAAGAAGCCTGCAGCAGCAAAAAAGCCTGTGGAAAAGAAGCCTCCAGCTGAAAAGAAACCTGCACAAAAAAAACCTGCAGCTGAAAAGAAGCCTGCAGCATAA